A region of the Streptomyces durocortorensis genome:
GGACGGCGGCGCGGACACGCACTTCGCCGGAAGGGAGGTGCGGCTCAACCCGTTCTGGGTCTGCGACGCGTGCGGGTTCGCCGACCCGGACGGCGGCCCCACCGCCCACGACCCCGGCGACACGTCGGCCCACGCCAAATACCACCGGCCCTGGTGCCCCCGGCGGCGAGCGGCCGACGACGCCGCACGGCGAGGCGAGCGGGTGCTGCTCGCCCACGAGCTGCGCACCGACGCGCTGCGCCTCCTCATTCCCGCCGTCACCGCCTACACCCAGGAGCGGCTGGCGTCCTTCAAAGCCCTCCTCCTGGCCGGGATCGCCCGCAGCTACGGCGGAGACCCCGACCATCTCGCGGTCGTCACCGACTCCATGCCCGAGGACGGGGGCGAGAGCCCGCTCCGCCGCCACTTCCTCGTCCTGTACGACACTCTGCCCGGCGGTACCGGATACCTGCACCGCCTGGCCGGGCGGGACGGGCTGAAGGGCGTCCTGGACCATGCGCGACAGGTGATCGAGACCTGCGTCTGCGTGGGGCAGGGCCGTCCCGCCTGCCACCGGTGTCTGCTCCGGCACGTGACCGACGCCGAGTACGAGCTCGTGAGCCGCGAGCACGCCCTCGACATGCTCGGTGAGCTGTTCGGCCGTGGGGCCGACCGCTGGAGCACCGTGCAGGTGGCCACCACCCGCGACATCACCCTCGTGCACCAGGTGGAGAGTGAGCTGGAGGCCCTCTTCCGGCGTGGTCTGCTCGAATGGGCCGACCGTGTGGACGAGGTCAGCGTCCGCAGCGCGCTCGCCGCCGACGGCACCCGGGACACCACCCTGCGCTTCACCGCACCCGACGGGACCGTCCGGGGCTGGCAGATGGAGACCCAGACTCCGCTCGGCTTCACCCGGCCCGACGTGGTCTTCCGCAGCACCGACGACGACCGCAGGGTCGCCGTCTACCTGGACGGCTACCGCTATCACGCGGGTCCCGGGCACCTCACCGCCGAGGCCGACGCGGTGAAGCGCACCCGGTTGCGAGCCGAGGGCTGGCAGGTCTTCCAGCTCACCTGGGACGACGTACAGGCGTGGACGGGGCGTACGGCCCCGGGGGCCGATCCCGTGTGGAAGCCGTACCCGAACACTGCCCAAAAGACCGCCATGGACGTCCACCGGCGCATGCACGAGGGGGACACCCGTGATCTGACGCGCCTGGTGTGGGTCAACCCCGTCGAGACGCTCATCGGGTACCTCACCGACCCGGACCCGGATGCCTGGCGGCTGCGCGTACAGAGTGCCCTCGCCGGCTTCGCGGCCGTCTCCTCCACCAGCAGGGCCCTGGCCGACGGCGTCGAGACCGGACGCAGGATCTACGAAGCGCTGAACGGGCGGCGGTTGGCGGCGGGGAAGGGAGCCGTCCAGGTCATGGCGACCCGGGACAGCTCAGGATGCCCGCTCACCATCGCGCTCGACCTGCGCCGCGGGCAGAGAGGGGCGGCCTGGACCGCGCTGACCGTCCTCGACGACGCTCCCGGCACGATCGACGCGGACGAGGCCGCCCACCGCAGACGCTGGCAAGCTTGGCTCTACTGGAGCAACCTGCTCCAGTTCCTCGACGGGGGGGAGGGCGAGGGGGTCCAGCTGACGACCGGGATGCTGTCCGGGTTCGACCCGGCCGAGCTGGCGGTCACCGGCGGAGCCGGATGGCTCACCTCCCAACTGCGTGCGCACCAGCCCGCACCGGACGCACCCGAGCCGGCCGCGGACGGGCGCCGTGCACCGGCAGGTCCACAGGAGAAGACGGCCGGCACGGACGGTGTCCCGCCCGTCCGCGACCCCGCCTGGGACGAGGTGATCGAGCTGCTGGTCGAGGACCCCGGGCTGGACGCACTCGCCCACGCGCTCGCCGACGGGGGCGTACCCGTACCCGAGGCGGGCCACGAGCTGGGGCCAGCGGCCTGGCCCGCCGAACTGGCCTGGCCCGACCGGAGGGTGGGGGTCGTCCTGGCCCACCGTCCGGACCCCGTCAGCGGACGGGACATCGATGCCGAACAGCGGGACGGGGCCTACCGCGCCGCGGGCTGGCAGGTCCGTACCGCGCAGGAATGGAACGCGGACGAACTCGCCGCACTCGTGCGCGGCGACGCCGACACGACCACGAACGACCAGGGGGAGAACCAGCCATGACGGTCCACAGCACGCCCAGAACGGGTGTGACCCTGCGCCTGCTGGACAAGGCGGACAAGGAGATCGTCAAACTGGACCGGGCGGTCCTGGGGGCGTTCTACAAGTTCCAGCACGACTTCCGCCGCAACCCGCACGCCGGCGGATTCGACCTCAAACAGCTGGAAGGCCACGACCGCCTCTGGTCGGCGCGCGTCAACCGGGAGTGGCGCGCACTGATGATCCGCCTGAGCGGTGACGACTGGCTCCTCGTCGCCGTCAAACACCGGGGACACGTCCACAAGAACCTCGAACGCTTCAACTACGGCATCAACCACATCACCGGTGCCATCGAGTACGTCGATCTCCAGGTCGTCGAAGAGAGCGTGCTGCGCCGCGGCCTCACACCGCCCACCACCCCCGCACCGTCCCCCTCGGCCCCTTCCGGTCCACCCGCGGAGACACGGCCGGACGAGGAGCCGCTCTTCGGCGTGTACACCGACCAGCAGCTCGTGGACCTCGGCGTCACCCAGCCCCTCCTTCCGATCGTCCGGAAACTCACGACCGACGACGAACTGCTGGGCCTCGCCGAGTACGCCCCCCGTCACACCGGGGAGGTCCTCCTCCGGTTGCGGGACGGCGTTCCGTACGAAGAGGTCATGGAACAGGTGACCGCGCCCGTCGCCGTGGCCGAACCGGAGCAGAACCTCGACTCCGACGACTGGCAGGCAGCCGTCGACCGCTCCCAGACCGTGGTGATCACCGACGACGAATCCCTCCAGAGCATCCTGGAGGAGGGTGACTTCGGCCGCTGGAAGGTCTTCCTCCACCCCACCCAGGAGAAGCTGGTCCGGCGGCGCTACTCCGGCCCCGCCCGGGTCGGCGGCGGCCCGGGTACGGGGAAGACGATCGTCGCTCTCCATCGCGTCCGCCATCTGGTGCGACAACTTCCGCCCGGCCACACGAAGCCCGTGCTCCTCACCACCTTCAACCGCAACCTCGCCGCAGAGCTGAGGGCCCGGCTGCTCTCCCTCGGCGGGCCCGACGTTCTGGCGCGAGTCGACATCGCCCATGTCGACCAGCTCGCCACGCGTATCGTCAGCGAGGCCGACCCGGGCAACACGAAGCGCCGGATCGACGACGCGGCTGCCCTTCGTGAGTGGCGGGAACTGCTCGTGGAGACGGGGCAGACGCGCTGGAACGCCGAATTCCTCAGCGACGAGTGGAACCAGGTCATCCTGGGGCAGGCCGTGTCCAACCGGAGCGACTACTTCACCGCGCGTCGTGCGGGCCGGGGCCGTAGCGTAACCCGCTCCGAACGCGCCGGGATCTGGCAGCTTGCCGAACGCTTCGCCCAGCGCCTGGAGACCAAGGGCCTGGAGACCCACCGCCAGATCGCGGAGCGGGCCGCTCGCCTGGAAATGGCCCGCAAGACCCGGATCGACCAGCGCGCGGAGGCACGCGAGGAGCGGGGGGGCCTGGACAACCTCCACGCCGAGGCCGGCTCCGGCGCCTGGCTGCGCTATCGGTACCGGCACATCGTGGTCGACGAGGCACAAGACCTCAGTGCCGCCCACTGGAAGATGCTGCGAGCTATGGCGCCATCCGATGCGGATGACATCTTCCTGGTCGGAGACACTCATCAGCGGATCTACGACAACCAGGTCACCCTCGGCAGTCTCGGTGTGCACATCCGGGGCCGGTCCTCCAGGTTGACCCTCAGCTACCGCACGACCCGAGAGATCCTGCGCGACGCCATCCGGGTCCTCGGCGGCGCCGACTACGACGACCTGGACGGTGACGCCGACACGCTCGCCGGATACCGCTCCGTCCTGCACGGTACGGAACCGTCGTTGCACGGGGCACCGAGCTGGGACAAGGAGATGGATCTCGTCGTGGAGCAGTTGCGCGCCTGGCACGACGTGCCCCGGGAGTCCACGGCGATCTGTGTCCCGACCAACGAGATGGTCACCCAGCTCGCCGACCGCCTGGCACGCGCCGGCATCACCCCGTCCGAGATCACCCAGGACGGCCCTCGTGGTGACCAAGGCGTGCACATCGGCACCATGTACCGCTTCAAGGGACTGGAGTATCGCTGCCTGATCATCGCCGGAGCGTCGGAGGGGCTCGTGCCCCGGGCCTCCGTAGATTTGTGGGAACACACAGATCCGAGCCGTCACCAGCGTGAGCTGCACCGGGCCCGGTCGCTGCTCTTCGTCGCGGCGACCCGTGCTCGGGACGCGCTCGCCATTACCTGGCATGGCGAGCCGAGCCGATTTCTCGCACCTCTTCTCACGAAGGGTTAAAAGAGGAGCCATCCGGCCTGCTGGGTGCGGCGGCACGAGGGAAAGCCTGGCTGCCGCTGCCCGGCAAAGTGCTGCCATAGCATCGGACCGTAACGCGCAGCGTTTTCGCCGCCCTTTTAGTGGATCTGGAGGAGGCGCGAGGCATGTTGATCAACCGCTTGGAGGTTACCTACTCGTCTCAGCCCTCGCGACTCTGCAATTTAAACTCAGTAGCCCAAGAAGGGCTTTCCAGGGTGCGCCATCAACCGAGCTGGGCTGTGTGTTTACCCAGAGGGAAGGCGGTGGACGTTATGAGGAGGCACCGAAGCGAGGCTCTACCAATGGTTTCGCGGGGAACGCAGTCCGCATGGAATAGAGTAGCTCGGCCGTCTGAGACGAGCCGTGGCGGGCTGAGGGCGCGGGTCGTCAGCGAACTCGCCGATGAGCTCGCAGCCGTACTGGCGGAGGCGGGCCGCCCGGTCGGCGAAAGCCGGACGCGCAGAATAGGCGCGGTTGGCGGTGCAGAAAGGGCAAGCACAGCTGAAGTCAGTTGGTACGACTTCGCGCTGGAGTATCTGGACATGCGCTGGCCGCTGGTCGCGGCGAAGACCCGGGGCGAGACGAACGAGGCACTGTGTGCGATCACCCAGGCGATGCTGCGGGACGTACGAGGCCGGCCCGGCGATCAGCTGTTGCGGCGGGCGATGAGGGGCTGGGCCTTCGTCGTTCCTCGGCCCGAGCCCGCTGCCGTGCCGGCTGACGTCCGCCAGGCTCTCCAGTGGGTGGCAGGAGCTTCCCGCCCGCTGGCTGACCTGCTGGATCCGGCCGTAATGCGCGCTGTCCTCGCCGCCCTCCGCTTGAAGCAGGATGGCGCGGTCGCAGCCGCTGAGACACAGCGGCGCAAGCACAAGGTCTTGGTCCACGCGGTGCACTACGCCGTAGAGCAGCGCAAGCTGGAAGCAGATCCACTTGCGCCGATTCAATGGCGTGTAGCGGAGACTGTCGATCAAGTTGACCCGCGGGTTGTCGCCAACCCTGCCCAGGCCCGTGCCCTGCTGAGCGCGGTTTCCTACATCGGGTGCTTCAACCGCGCACGTGGGCGGCGGCTAGTCGGACTGTTCGCAGGCATGTACTACGCAGGGCTGCGCCCGGCCGAGGCCGTTGCAGTGTGCCGTCAGGACTGCCTTCTTCCCGGTCACGGCTGGGGCGAGGTCACCTTGCACCGAACCCTCCCGCAAGCGGGCGCCCGGTGGACCGATACCGGCCGGGTCCACGACGAGCGAGGCTTGAAGAACCGCCCGGGCGGCGACACCCGGCCGGTCCCGCTGCCACCTGAGCTCGTCCGCTTGTGGCGGGAGAGCATCGACACGTTCGGCATCGCGGACGACGGGCGCCTGTTCTTCAACGAACGTGGTGGCATCGTCGCGGCCGGCACCTACAGCCGTGTTTGGCGCCCTGCGCGCCTCCTCGCCCTACCACCCGACCTGGTGCAGAGCCCTCTTGCGGCCCGGCCCTACGACTTGCGCCACTCCGCGTTGTCGACCTGGCTGAACGCGGGCGTTGACCCCACTGAGGTCGCCCAACGTGCGGGCAACAGCGTTGAAGTGCTGATGAACAGGTACGCCAAGTGCCTGTACGGCCGGACTGCGATTTCGAACCAGCGCATCGAAAACCTTTTGAACGAATATGCGTAGTTGTGTAGCAGGTCCGCTCGCTGGATTTGCCGACTGTAAAGATCTGTCACGCTCCGCAGTCGCTGCTCCGTGCACGCAAACTATCGTCGTCGCATGACCACGTCGAAACCCGGAACGCTGATCATCGCGCTGGGGAACAGAGTCGAAGCCGGAACGCCGCTCGGCCCCCTGGAAGGCACCCCGCTCTCGGGCTTCTCCCCATCCTCAGGTAACGGCCGCCTTCATGCGGTCGCGGACTGCTCCCGCCTGGCAAAGGCACCAACGGTCCACCCAGTGCGCTTCGCCCTGACCTCCGACTCACTCGCAAGGCTCTGCTCGAATGGGCGCTGCCGCTGGGAGGTGCCCGGGGACGGTCACTGGCCCGCTTTCCTCGATGCCCTGGATGCTCTGTCGCGACTCAGGATCGACGAAGAGGAGGTGGAGCCGACCCTGGAGGAGACCGAGATCGCCGAAGCGGTGCATGTCCTGTCCCTGGGTGAGTACCCCCAGGAGGAAGAATGCGGCGACGCCTGGAGGCGTTACGAGGAAGCCTGGCGTTGCCGCGACGAATGGCTGGCCCGCTGGCAGGACGCACAGGACCGGCTGGCTACGGCAGCAGCGAGCTT
Encoded here:
- a CDS encoding UvrD-helicase domain-containing protein, producing MTVHSTPRTGVTLRLLDKADKEIVKLDRAVLGAFYKFQHDFRRNPHAGGFDLKQLEGHDRLWSARVNREWRALMIRLSGDDWLLVAVKHRGHVHKNLERFNYGINHITGAIEYVDLQVVEESVLRRGLTPPTTPAPSPSAPSGPPAETRPDEEPLFGVYTDQQLVDLGVTQPLLPIVRKLTTDDELLGLAEYAPRHTGEVLLRLRDGVPYEEVMEQVTAPVAVAEPEQNLDSDDWQAAVDRSQTVVITDDESLQSILEEGDFGRWKVFLHPTQEKLVRRRYSGPARVGGGPGTGKTIVALHRVRHLVRQLPPGHTKPVLLTTFNRNLAAELRARLLSLGGPDVLARVDIAHVDQLATRIVSEADPGNTKRRIDDAAALREWRELLVETGQTRWNAEFLSDEWNQVILGQAVSNRSDYFTARRAGRGRSVTRSERAGIWQLAERFAQRLETKGLETHRQIAERAARLEMARKTRIDQRAEAREERGGLDNLHAEAGSGAWLRYRYRHIVVDEAQDLSAAHWKMLRAMAPSDADDIFLVGDTHQRIYDNQVTLGSLGVHIRGRSSRLTLSYRTTREILRDAIRVLGGADYDDLDGDADTLAGYRSVLHGTEPSLHGAPSWDKEMDLVVEQLRAWHDVPRESTAICVPTNEMVTQLADRLARAGITPSEITQDGPRGDQGVHIGTMYRFKGLEYRCLIIAGASEGLVPRASVDLWEHTDPSRHQRELHRARSLLFVAATRARDALAITWHGEPSRFLAPLLTKG
- a CDS encoding tyrosine-type recombinase/integrase; this encodes MRWPLVAAKTRGETNEALCAITQAMLRDVRGRPGDQLLRRAMRGWAFVVPRPEPAAVPADVRQALQWVAGASRPLADLLDPAVMRAVLAALRLKQDGAVAAAETQRRKHKVLVHAVHYAVEQRKLEADPLAPIQWRVAETVDQVDPRVVANPAQARALLSAVSYIGCFNRARGRRLVGLFAGMYYAGLRPAEAVAVCRQDCLLPGHGWGEVTLHRTLPQAGARWTDTGRVHDERGLKNRPGGDTRPVPLPPELVRLWRESIDTFGIADDGRLFFNERGGIVAAGTYSRVWRPARLLALPPDLVQSPLAARPYDLRHSALSTWLNAGVDPTEVAQRAGNSVEVLMNRYAKCLYGRTAISNQRIENLLNEYA